Proteins co-encoded in one Candidatus Rokuibacteriota bacterium genomic window:
- a CDS encoding enoyl-CoA hydratase/isomerase family protein, with product MAWSYVTVEKTPPLAVVRFDRRGSRNAFNQHLVRELTEAALGFHDDLDTQCVVLAGAAEAFSAGADLKDAASWQLAEQSDLERRRRFYSGVRLCRAWEEMPQITVAAMERMAVGAGCAIALACDWRVLGRRAFLYVPEVQIGLNLQWGALPRLITLVGPARAKRITLLCEKLDAATALDWGLVDALAEDGRTVEVALEMARRAAERPAVTLRLMKEAINATAGALHRATCFADGDQSQLTGGFEAARAAREAFARR from the coding sequence GTGGCCTGGAGCTACGTCACCGTCGAGAAGACCCCCCCGCTCGCCGTCGTCCGCTTCGACCGCCGTGGCAGCCGCAACGCCTTCAACCAGCACCTCGTCCGGGAGCTCACCGAGGCCGCCCTGGGCTTCCACGACGACCTCGACACGCAGTGCGTGGTGCTGGCCGGCGCCGCCGAGGCCTTCTCCGCCGGCGCCGACCTCAAGGACGCGGCCTCCTGGCAGCTCGCGGAGCAGAGTGACCTCGAGCGCCGCCGCCGTTTCTACTCCGGCGTGCGGCTCTGCAGGGCGTGGGAGGAGATGCCGCAGATCACCGTGGCGGCCATGGAGCGCATGGCCGTGGGCGCCGGCTGCGCCATCGCCCTGGCCTGCGACTGGCGCGTGCTGGGACGGAGGGCCTTCCTGTACGTTCCCGAGGTGCAGATCGGCCTCAATCTCCAGTGGGGGGCGCTGCCGCGGCTCATCACGCTGGTGGGCCCGGCCCGGGCCAAGCGCATCACGCTCCTCTGCGAGAAGCTCGACGCGGCCACGGCGCTCGACTGGGGGCTCGTGGACGCTCTGGCGGAGGACGGCCGCACCGTGGAGGTGGCGCTCGAGATGGCCCGGCGGGCGGCCGAGCGGCCAGCCGTCACGCTGCGGCTCATGAAGGAGGCGATCAACGCCACCGCGGGGGCGCTCCACCGCGCCACCTGCTTCGCCGATGGCGATCAGAGCCAGCTCACCGGGGGCTTCGAGGCCGCGCGAGCGGCCCGGGAGGCCTTTGCGCGGCGCTGA